The genomic window TACCTCAAAATTACATACAGCAATTAAAGTGGAAAAAGAATACCTACAACCTGTGGTTCATGTGCTGGATGCTTCTCGCGCCGTCGGTGTTGTTTCTGCGTTACTGAGCAAGGATGATGATCACAGGCAGAATTTTATCAATTCTGTAAGGGAAGATTATGAAAGGGTAAGGGTACAAAGAGCCAACAGACAGTCACTGAAAAAGATGCTCGACCTGGAATCTGCACGGGCAAATGCATTCAAAACAAATTGGGCAGAGTACCTACCACCTGTACCTAAGCAGATTGGTGTTCAAGTAATTGAAAATATTGAGCTGGATACACTGGAAGCTTTTTTTGACTGGACTCCTTTTTTCCAGAGTTGGGAACTGGCAGGAAAATACCCGGAAATACTGGAAGATGCGGTTGTAGGAAAAGAAGCGAGATCTTTGCACGCTGATGCTATTAAGGTTTGGAATGAGCTGAAAGAAGCTAAGCAAATCAAGGCCAGAGCTGTTTTCGGCATATTCCAAGCTTACGCTGAAGTCGACGATATCATTGCAATCCAAAATTCGGGTAATCGTTTAATAATACCACAGCTCAGGCAACAAGTTCATAAAACTGAAGGACAAGCGAATTTTTGCTTAAGTGATTTTATTGCCCCTGAAAGCTCAAAAAAAACTGATTATATAGGAGCATTTGCTGTCAGTGCAGGATTTGGTGTAGATGAGCTGGTAAAAAAATATGAGGCAGAAAATGATGATTACAAAGCAATTTTAATAAAGGCACTGGCAGATAGAGCAGCTGAAGCATGTGCTGAGTATTTGCATCATTACATCAGAACGCAAGTTTGGGCCTATAGTCCGGGTGAAAAACTATCAAATCAAGAGCTCATTCATGAAGATTATGTGGGGATACGTCCGGCTCCTGGTTATCCAGCATGTCCGGACCATACACAAAAGGACTTGATATGGAAATTATTGCAGGTACAGGAGAACACTGAAATAAAATTAACTGAATCAAAAGCAATGTGGCCGGCAGCTTCAGTAAGCGGCTGGTATTTTAGCCACCCTGAGGCTAAATACTTTGGGATTAGCGAAATCATGGAAGATCAGGCAAAGGATTATGCACTGCGAAAATCTTGGAATTCTGATGAACAAAAAAAATGGTTGGGTTCGATCATGAATTGATATTTTTGAAAATATTATAAAATTATGGCGGCATTAAATCAATCATTATTATTCCAATCTCACTTGAAAGTAAACTTTTGTTGGTCGTTGATATTTTTAAGCTTTGCATGTATTTGGACAGGATGTAATTCCAATCAACATGTGAAGTCGTTTTCACTGGATGAAGTCAAGTCGTTTATCGGACGACAAAATACACAATACAACGAGAGATTTTCGGCATCCATTCCTGAAGCATTACAATCCAGATATACTACTGATGCGTGTATTTTTCCTCCCGGACAGCCACGTATTTGTGGGATACCGGGAATTACGAGTTTCTTTTATTCCAATGGGGAAAATCGTGGTATGAAGATCCAATTTGACCAAATTAAAATCCAGGGCAACGAATTTCAGATCACAGAAGAAGGTGAGTACAAAATGTATGGTAAGCTGGGACAACTTTTGGACATTGGCAAGTTTCTTACTTTATGGAAAAAAGAAGGCGAAACTTGGAAAATTTACCGTGAAATTTGGAATACAAGCGAAGAAAAACAAGTTCCAAATACATCGTCGAATTAAGGGCCATTCCAAAACGCTCATATTGCGCACAAGCCAGCTTGAATGGAATTCAACATTTCATTCTACTTCACTGAATTTCGTTGTTCTTTAGTCAGTTATAACTCTTTAAAGCTTTTTACGGTACGCCTCATTCTGTGTTGTATAATCAACTATGCACCACAGAAAAGTCTTTGGGTATGCCTTTAGCTATTAAAATTGAAGGAAAAATTTTTACGATAAAAATCTTATTCGTTGTCCATTGATTTATTGAGCATCATGGCTTGAATTTGTTTCATAGTTTTTTCCATTCCTTGAGCGCTACCATCTAAGAAGATGACATTTCCTTTTGATGTTTCTGCAAAATATTTTACTGCTTCTGTCCACATGCTGAACAATATCACATTTGTATCAAGGTTAGCCTGCTTCATTTGTTCTGCAGCTTGAGTCATTCCCTTTGCTACTTCTTCACGGAACAATGCAACACCTTGTCCACGCAACATTGCAGCTTCTCTTTCTGCAGTTGCTGCAATTTTGATTGAATTTCCTTCAGCTTCAGCTGCTTTGGTTTTTGTGATGAGAAGTGCTTGACCTTCATTTTCTGCGGCTGCCTTGAGATTATTTGAAGCAACCACCCGACTCATGGATTCCATGATGGCTTTGTCAAAGGTAATGTCATTGATCTGCAAATCCATAAGATGATAACCCCAGTCTTCTAGAATGGAGTCAACATGGCTTTTAACAAAATCGACGATATCTTTTCGAAGACCAAGGATTTCAGTTTGTTTTCGAGTAGCCACAAAGGCCCTGATGTTACCCTCTACTGTGCGTACAAGTGCTTGCATAAAATCTCTCTCGCTGATAAATTTGAAGGCTACGTTTTTAATCGTCTCTTCTTCATTTCCCAATACGCTGTACAATAGCATGGATTTGAAATAGACATTAGCCTGATCTGCAGTTACAGCTTGAAATTCTAACTCAACGGATCTGTTTTGAATAGAAATTCGCTTGTAAACAGATTCAAGAATCGGAATTTTTAGATTGAGACCTGGCCTGAGTACCCTGGAGTATTTTCCAAACATAGTGAGTACAGCAACAGTACCTTGATTGACCGTCACGATTCCTGTGAACAATATGAGAGCGACTAAAGCGACAGAGAGTATTGTAAGAACTTCCATTTGCAGGGATTTGTTTTTTCATAAATAATGATTGGATTTCAAAATTAGTTCCTCAAACATGTGTTCGTATAATCAATTCTTTTCTAGATCTTTAAGGTAATTGTACTTGAGATAGACATATCTTGCATTTTCATAAGCAAAGGTGAGACCAGCCACACCATCTAAAAAACCGAACTTAATAATGTAATTTTTAAGAAATTGAAATGTCGGATTGAGATACAATTTAAGAAAATTGGCTTTTTTATTTTTTTGATACATTTCGCGGGCTGAAAATTGAGCATATCGGTCCATTTTTATTCGATGTTCTAATCGCGACCCAAATGAATAATGTTTGAGATTTCCCGGTAGTTTTTTATATGAACTAGGGCCCAATGCAGTCAACTCTTCATGGACAAGTTTATCGTCCCAGAAGGCATGACGGCGGTTGAAAATTCTTGGCCGCCACTCGTCTCCGACACCTCCAAAATTTAATTTGCGTTTGCAATAATATAAATTTCTTTTCAGCAGGAATATGGTATCAGCAGAAAGCTCATGCTTAGATTTAGTAATCGTAATAAGTTCAGAAATCATTCTTTTATCAGGGATTTCGTCTGAGTCCAGACTCAATATCCAATCATTTTTAGCTTTTTGATTGCCGAGGTTTTTAGTGGAGCCGTAGCCTAGCCAAGCTGTCTCAACGAGCCCTATCATCAAGTTTTTAACAAGATCAGCAGTGCCATCTGTGCTGCCACTGTCAACCACCAGAATGTCGGACGACACAGTCCTGAGTTCAGGGAGTAATCTGCGGAGATTTTCGACTTCGTTTTTTGCAATTATGACTATACTCAATTCAGGCATCACCGCTAATGTAGATAAATCCTCTCATTCGCACACTGCTAATAAATTGGTTGATTGAGTATCTTGTTTCATTTAGCCCTTAGCACTGCAGAAAATTTTCAGATATTTTCCTTCGCAACAGTTCTTTTTTCATCAAGTTTTCCAGCCGTTTTGAACATACCAAAAGCTTAAGATATTTTTACAACATGAAAGTATTGATGGTTTGCCTTGGCAATATATTCCTATCACCAATGGCTCAGGGTGTGTTAGAACAGAAACTATTCGAACGAGGTTTGAGCTGGAAAGTAGATTCAGCGGGTACAAATGGCTATCATGATGGTGAATCTCCTGATCCGAGAGCAATAAAATGTGCTGCTACTCATGGTATTGATATATCAAATCAGATCAGCAGGAAAATTACTCCTGATGATTTTCTGGATGCTGACCTCATCTGTGTCATGGATGACATGAACTATCATACCGTCACCAAATTAGCTCCCCCATATTCCCGTGATAAAGTTTATTTACTTATGGATTTTGCTCCGGATCCACCTTTTTCTTTTGTACCTGACCCATATTATGACAACAGTTTTGAAAGATCATATGAACTCATCAACCTGGCTTGTGAAGCACTACTTACAAAATACAATGGTTCCGTTAAAGAACTTGAAGTTTAATGTGTATTTGCTTATAAATCAATGTTTTAAATATAAATCCTATAAATATGCTTATTGTGGCATGAATTTTATGGATAGAGTGTGAAATTATTGTTAACTTAGCAAAAATTCAACAGATGAAGTATTTATACCTGACTGCATTTATGATTGTAGCACTCATGAACACATCCCAGGCACAGTATATCGGTGCTACTGTTTTTGCTAATGCCGGTGGGTTTGGCAAGTCCGGAGGGTACAATTTGGATTTCACTTTTGGTGAGATCGTTTCAGAATTGTTGGTGAATGGTGACATCAACCTCCAACAGGGTTTTCAACAGTATAAGCTTCAGCATGTAGGCGTTTATACCAATTCACCTGAACTTCAAGGAGTGAATTTATATCCAAATCCAGCTTCTACACAACTCACACTGGACAACCAAACAGGAGAAACAATTCAAGTAAAAGTATTGGGCATTGACGGCAAAGTGAATAATCAGTTACAATATGCAAACGGCACACATAGCGTGGACATCAGTTCTTGGGTTGCGGGAACCTATATTATGCAGCTTGTCAAAAACTCTGAAGTAAAAACTTATAAAATCGAAAAATATTAATCTTTCAAAAACAAACTTTTAAAAATGAATAGATTTCTACTAACCCTGTTGTGTGCCGGTTTTGCAGGATTGCTTGTGGCACAAACAGTACCTTCATTTAAGTATCAAGGTGTAGCTCGCAATTCGCAGAATGTGGCT from Saprospiraceae bacterium includes these protein-coding regions:
- a CDS encoding glycosyltransferase family 2 protein, whose amino-acid sequence is MPELSIVIIAKNEVENLRRLLPELRTVSSDILVVDSGSTDGTADLVKNLMIGLVETAWLGYGSTKNLGNQKAKNDWILSLDSDEIPDKRMISELITITKSKHELSADTIFLLKRNLYYCKRKLNFGGVGDEWRPRIFNRRHAFWDDKLVHEELTALGPSSYKKLPGNLKHYSFGSRLEHRIKMDRYAQFSAREMYQKNKKANFLKLYLNPTFQFLKNYIIKFGFLDGVAGLTFAYENARYVYLKYNYLKDLEKN
- a CDS encoding T9SS type A sorting domain-containing protein encodes the protein MKYLYLTAFMIVALMNTSQAQYIGATVFANAGGFGKSGGYNLDFTFGEIVSELLVNGDINLQQGFQQYKLQHVGVYTNSPELQGVNLYPNPASTQLTLDNQTGETIQVKVLGIDGKVNNQLQYANGTHSVDISSWVAGTYIMQLVKNSEVKTYKIEKY
- a CDS encoding SPFH domain-containing protein, giving the protein MEVLTILSVALVALILFTGIVTVNQGTVAVLTMFGKYSRVLRPGLNLKIPILESVYKRISIQNRSVELEFQAVTADQANVYFKSMLLYSVLGNEEETIKNVAFKFISERDFMQALVRTVEGNIRAFVATRKQTEILGLRKDIVDFVKSHVDSILEDWGYHLMDLQINDITFDKAIMESMSRVVASNNLKAAAENEGQALLITKTKAAEAEGNSIKIAATAEREAAMLRGQGVALFREEVAKGMTQAAEQMKQANLDTNVILFSMWTEAVKYFAETSKGNVIFLDGSAQGMEKTMKQIQAMMLNKSMDNE
- a CDS encoding low molecular weight phosphotyrosine protein phosphatase, with amino-acid sequence MKVLMVCLGNIFLSPMAQGVLEQKLFERGLSWKVDSAGTNGYHDGESPDPRAIKCAATHGIDISNQISRKITPDDFLDADLICVMDDMNYHTVTKLAPPYSRDKVYLLMDFAPDPPFSFVPDPYYDNSFERSYELINLACEALLTKYNGSVKELEV
- a CDS encoding DUF4440 domain-containing protein; protein product: MAALNQSLLFQSHLKVNFCWSLIFLSFACIWTGCNSNQHVKSFSLDEVKSFIGRQNTQYNERFSASIPEALQSRYTTDACIFPPGQPRICGIPGITSFFYSNGENRGMKIQFDQIKIQGNEFQITEEGEYKMYGKLGQLLDIGKFLTLWKKEGETWKIYREIWNTSEEKQVPNTSSN